From Pedobacter aquae:
TGGGTAGCTGAATTTTTAACCACGCCGGGTAAACTATAGATAAGCCAGCTCCATGAGGAATATCATAAAGCACACTCAAAGTATGTTCTATATGGTGTACGCCCCAATCGCCCGGGCTTTTACCTGCACTAAGAGTTCCGTTTAAAGCATTGGTAGCCAGCCACATAATTTGCGCTCTGGTATCATAATCTTCTGGTTGTACCATCACTTTACGACCATAGTTCATAGCTAGTTTAATAATGTCAGCTGTGTAATGGTCTGTTAAAGGAGCATTTCCTTTTCCGAAAAACTGCTCTAAGGCATGTGCTATTAAATCCACAACACCATAAGCTGTATAATTAAGCGGTACAGAAGCTGTTAATTTGGGGTCTAGAAATGATACTTTAGGATAAAGTAAATCGTTAAGAATAGCTGTTTTAATACCGTTTTCACTATCCTGTAGAACAGTTGCGCTATTCATTTCTGAGCCTGTTGCTGCCAAAGTTAAGATAGCTATAATAGGTAATGCCTTTTTTGGTGTAGAAGCTTTTCTTAAATAAAAATCCCAAACAGAATGTTCTACATAAAAACCAGCTGCCACGGCTTTTGCTGTATCAATTACAGAACCACCACCTAAAGCAACAATCATATCTACTTGCTTTTCTTTAGCTAGTTTTACAGCAGCATCAGCATCCTGAAAAGTGGGGTTAGATTGTATGCCTTCGAAAGTATAATGCTCTAAGCCGCATATATTCATTAAAGAAATTACACGGGCATAAATACCATTTTGTTTAACTGAACCTTTTCCTATAATCAGTAAAGCTCTTTTACCGTAAGGAGAAATTTCCTGACAAATATCATCCACTACATCTTTTCCGAAAAGAATCTTAGTAGGATTATAATGTATGAAGTTTTCCATCAGACTATAAACTAAAAAAAAATAAAAATGTTTAGGTTTTTGTATTCTTTTCTTAAACAAAACTAAATTTATATCTTCTTAACCAATACTGTCCTAAACGTTTATGAAAACATCAAAAGTAACGCAATAGCTTAAAATTTATGAGATAAAAATAGATTTCAGAAAAGAACCCCTTGAATAACTTGTTTATCTTTTAGCTCATCGGGTTCTTCAAAAGGCCTATCGAGCCAATTCTGTAGATTTATTTTCACAAATATGTTAAGTCTGATAAATGCGATAAGGTTGGAGAGCTGCCATCCATATTTAGCCATTGCTTTAAGTGCTTTAAGGATGAGGATGGTAATTAGCGCTGTCCATATCTGTATCATCACGGCATTTTCTGTGGTTCCGATAAATGATTTGATATGCAGGTTCTGTTTGATCTCTCTAAAAAAGATTTCAATCTGCCATCTGCTTTTATAAAGCTCACTGATGGTGTTTGCTGTCCAATACATTTGATTGGTAATAATTTCTATAGTTTGTTCATTTTTATCATCCCAAACAGCCACTCTTCTTAAGTTTTTGGGATAGCTGTCCTTTGATTTTGCGGTTTTAAGCTCAATAATCTCGTCAATCAGGATATTCTTATGCCTGTTCTCCGGCAATATATTTCCTTAACTGTAGTATATTGGAGGTTTTCTTTATGTCTGATCACAAAAAATACGCCGTTGCTGTCCCAAACATTCAGCAGGGCAAAGTCATTATAGAATCGGTCTGCAACAATAACACTTCCTTTGTGTAAAGGCACATCATAAGCTCCTTTGTTATCCGCAGTTTTGCCGTTGGTAATATTGACATATGCTGGTAGATTGCCATCATAATCAAGCAGAGTATGCAGTTTAACCGCTCCTTTAGCTGTTTTGTACCTGGCCCAATCAAATAGAGAAAGACACAGACTGATAGTAGTGGAGTCTAACAGGAAGATTTTGGACTTAATCCTGAACTTTATTTGTTTAAAGCCTGCCTGCTGTCCCAAACTTTCTAACAGTATGAAATAATAGGACTTGAAGATGTTATAGTCCCTGTGCTTGTTCTGATAGCTTACACTAGATTTAGATGGAGCTTTTTGAATACCTAAATGATTGAGGTTGCCAGTAGCTGAACGAAGACCGTTACTAATATCACGTACCGATTGGCTTTTGGCAAACTGGCAGAACAACATCGATACTAGATGTGTCCAGCTTGTATAACCTTTATTATGTTTGTCGCTCTGAGATGTAGATACCAGTTTGTTGAACTTTGAACGCTCAAGTTTTGATATGATTTGGGAGAATAGTGTTACATTTACCATTGAGAAAGGGTTTGTTTTTGTGCAACCTCAAAGGTAACGATGAGTTAAAACTTTCCTTTCTCTTTTTTTATTCGTTTAGGACGCTATTGCTTCTTAACTACTTATTTACTTTCATAATTAGATGTAAATCTTATTTTTGCCGCTCACTTCCAGCTTTTTATGAATCCGTCGAATAATAAAAATGTAACCTTACTTATTGTTGTAGCTGCGCTAGGCTATTTTGTTGATATCTATGATTTAGTTTTATTTTCTGTTATTAGAGTAGCAAGTTTAAAATCTATAGGCGTTGCCCAAGAAGATTTACTTTCTGTAGGTGTAACCCTAATTAATGCGCAAATGATAGGCATGTTGCTAGGTGGAATTTTATGGGGTGTTTGGGGCGATAAAAAAGGTAGATTACAAGTTTTATTTGGCTCTATTTTAATGTATTCTTTAGCAAACATTGCCAACGCATTTGTTACCGATGTACCTACTTATGCTTTTATCAGATTTATTGCTGGTATTGGTTTAGCGGGCGAATTAGGTGCAGGTATAACCTTGGTAGCAGAAAGTATGAGTAAAGAGAAAAGAGGCTATGGTACCATGCTGGTTGCGGCTATAGGTTTACTTGGTGCGGTTGCTGCTGGCTTGGTTGGTGATAAATTTACTTGGCAAACCGCATATCTTATTGGAGGCGGAATGGGGCTTTTGCTTTTGGTATTACGCTTAGGCGTTATAGAATCTAGTATCTACCATAAAATTCA
This genomic window contains:
- a CDS encoding iron-containing alcohol dehydrogenase → MENFIHYNPTKILFGKDVVDDICQEISPYGKRALLIIGKGSVKQNGIYARVISLMNICGLEHYTFEGIQSNPTFQDADAAVKLAKEKQVDMIVALGGGSVIDTAKAVAAGFYVEHSVWDFYLRKASTPKKALPIIAILTLAATGSEMNSATVLQDSENGIKTAILNDLLYPKVSFLDPKLTASVPLNYTAYGVVDLIAHALEQFFGKGNAPLTDHYTADIIKLAMNYGRKVMVQPEDYDTRAQIMWLATNALNGTLSAGKSPGDWGVHHIEHTLSVLYDIPHGAGLSIVYPAWLKIQLPKIKEKLAFLAKHVFEFSSIDDEALGLDFITALEAFFKEMNSPISLTEAGINIKEKQRILNNLAQNKVSGMVYPLTEKDHQEIVEEMF